Proteins encoded together in one Benincasa hispida cultivar B227 chromosome 1, ASM972705v1, whole genome shotgun sequence window:
- the LOC120069924 gene encoding uncharacterized protein LOC120069924 has translation MSVSGGVSIARIRGENRFYHPPAMRRRLQQQQQQQQQQQQQQQQQQQHKQSVLDSKDVLVASTATIDDLEKRSEFDECRSWSTRSDCSVSDRGLADSTNLDRFLEHTTPLVPAHCIPKTSLRGWRNREVLEASPYFVLGDLWESFKEWSAYGAGIPLLLNGSDSVVQYYVPYLSGIQLYVDPSKSSSLSRRRGTDSDAGSSKETSSDGSSNSGAEKKTKTALQDEWIQDFSVPGSQRALQMNVPSSESSSDESDSCYRHGQLVFEYLERDPPFCREPLTDKITILASRFPELKTYRSCDLSPSSWISVAWYPIYRIPTGPTLQSLDACFLTFHNLSTAFQGISTDGLQFHWPRVREVYTADCPLKLQLPIFGLASYKFKIPFWNSTGAEECSKAHSLWQDADNWLRLLNVNHPDYRFFASHNSFWR, from the exons ATGTCAGTCTCCGGTGGGGTTTCGATTGCCCGAATCCGCGGCGAGAATCGCTTTTACCATCCACCTGCGATGCGGCGTCGTttgcagcagcagcagcagcagcagcagcaacaacaacaacaacagcaGCAGCAACAGCAGCACAAGCAAAGTGTCTTGGATTCTAAGGACGTTCTGGTGGCTTCTACTGCTACGATCGATGACTTGGAGAAGAGGAGTGAGTTTGATGAGTGTCGTTCTTGGTCCACTCGCTCCGATTGCTCTGTTTCCGATCGTGGACTTGCTGATTCTACTAATTTGGATCGCTTCTTGGAGCACACTACTCCTCTTGTTCCGGCTCATTGTATTCCTAAG ACGAGCCTGAGGGGGTGGAGAAACCGTGAAGTCTTGGAGGCGTCTCCTTATTTTGTGCTCGGTGATCTTTGGGAATCTTTCAAGGAATGGAGTGCATATGGAGCGGGTATCCCTCTATTGTTAAATGGTAGTGACTCTGTAGTACAGTACTATGTTCCATATCTGTCCGGCATTCAACTTTATGTTGATCCTTCAAAGTCCTCTTCCCTAAG tCGAAGGCGTGGTACAGATAGTGACGCTGGGTCCTCAAAGGAAACAAGCAGTGATGGAAGCAGTAATTCTGGGGCAGAAAAGAAAACGAAGACCGCCCTTCAAGATGAGTGGATCCAGGACTTTAGTGTTCCGGGGTCACAAAGAGCTCTTCAAATGAATGTACCTTCTTCCGAGTCATCAAGTGATGAAAGTGACTCTTGCTATCGTCATGGTCAGCTTGTGTTTGAATACTTGGAGCGCGATCCACCATTTTGTCGTGAACCATTAACTGATAAG ATCACTATCCTTGCATCTCGTTTTCCTGAATTAAAGACATATAGGAGCTGTGATTTATCTCCTTCCAGTTGGATTTCTGTTGCATG GTATCCCATTTATCGGATTCCCACGGGGCCAACTCTACAAagtctagatgcttgtttcttGACCTTCCATAATCTGTCAACAGCATTTCAAG GCATCAGCACTGATGGGTTGCAATTCCATTGGCCAAGAGTTAGAGAGGTGTACACTGCGGATTGCCCTCTCAAACTGCAGTTGCCAATATTTGGACTTGCTTCCTATAAGTTCAAAATTCCTTTTTGGAATTCGACTGGTGCAGAGGAATGTTCGAAGGCTCACTCATTATGGCAAGATGCTGACAACTGGCTTAGGTTATTAAACGTGAACCATCCTGATTACAGATTTTTTGCATCTCATAACTCTTTCTGGAGATGA